Proteins co-encoded in one Dehalogenimonas sp. WBC-2 genomic window:
- a CDS encoding Mg(2+) transport ATPase protein C gives MADELIMIVRLLLAGVLGGLVGFQREKAGKTAGIRTLALISIGAALFTTLSIFGFETADPARIAANIVTGIGFLGAGAIILRREEGIVEGMTTAATIWVSAAVGVAAGIGFYVLATAATIIILLVLLLPHSVHKGSNKNESS, from the coding sequence GTGGCGGACGAGCTTATCATGATAGTCAGATTACTGCTGGCCGGAGTTTTGGGCGGGCTGGTCGGTTTTCAAAGGGAAAAAGCTGGTAAAACGGCAGGCATCCGCACACTGGCCTTAATTTCCATTGGAGCCGCTCTATTTACCACGCTTTCCATATTCGGTTTCGAGACTGCTGATCCGGCGCGGATAGCCGCAAATATTGTTACCGGCATAGGCTTTCTGGGGGCCGGCGCTATCATATTGCGACGTGAAGAAGGCATTGTTGAAGGGATGACCACCGCCGCCACAATTTGGGTTTCTGCCGCTGTCGGTGTTGCCGCCGGTATTGGATTTTATGTCCTTGCCACTGCCGCCACTATCATTATTTTATTGGTGTTGTTGCTACCACACTCAGTTCATAAAGGGAGTAATAAAAATGAATCTAGTTGA
- a CDS encoding 3-isopropylmalate dehydratase large subunit has translation MNLVEKILAAHAGKDHVSPGDFISAKVDVILANDITAPIAIREFWKLGLEKVFDPKKIVLVPDHFVPNKDIASAEQAKILREFSRAQGVNFFECGQMGIEHVILHEKGLVIPGDVVIGADSHTCTYGALGAFATGMGSTDIASAMGTGDIWMKVPPTIKFNYTGKLPKYVGGKDLILYTIGQIGVDGALYAAMEFGGEVIEKLSMEGRFTMANMAIEAGAKAGLFHADKKAVSYARSRSERKPIVFEPDADARYQAVHEYDVSKMEPQVALPHLPSNVKPVSQVGRVYLDQVVIGSCTNGRFEDLQMAASILNGKKVNSNLRCIIIPGSQQVYLDALRSGYIEVFINAGCAVSTPTCGPCLGGHMGILAAGEKCLATTNRNFVGRMGSPKSEVYLSSPAVAAASAIAGKIISPEL, from the coding sequence ATGAATCTAGTTGAAAAGATACTAGCCGCCCATGCCGGTAAAGACCACGTTAGCCCCGGTGATTTTATCAGCGCCAAGGTTGATGTCATACTGGCCAACGATATTACGGCACCGATTGCCATACGGGAGTTTTGGAAGCTGGGACTTGAAAAGGTCTTTGATCCTAAGAAGATCGTTCTGGTGCCGGATCATTTTGTACCTAACAAAGATATTGCCTCGGCAGAACAGGCCAAGATACTGCGTGAGTTCTCCCGTGCCCAGGGAGTTAATTTCTTTGAGTGCGGACAGATGGGAATTGAACATGTGATCCTGCATGAAAAAGGGCTGGTAATACCCGGAGATGTGGTGATCGGGGCTGATTCTCATACCTGCACCTACGGGGCCTTGGGCGCCTTTGCCACCGGCATGGGTTCCACCGATATCGCTTCCGCCATGGGTACCGGTGATATCTGGATGAAAGTGCCGCCTACCATCAAGTTTAACTATACCGGTAAATTGCCGAAATACGTCGGCGGCAAAGACCTCATCCTCTATACTATCGGTCAGATCGGCGTTGACGGGGCTTTATATGCCGCCATGGAGTTTGGGGGCGAAGTCATTGAGAAGCTGTCTATGGAAGGCCGCTTCACTATGGCGAATATGGCCATCGAGGCTGGCGCCAAGGCTGGACTATTCCATGCCGACAAAAAAGCAGTGTCTTACGCCAGAAGTCGCAGTGAACGCAAACCCATTGTATTTGAACCAGATGCGGATGCCCGCTACCAGGCTGTTCATGAATATGATGTATCCAAGATGGAACCGCAGGTAGCATTGCCGCACCTTCCTTCAAATGTAAAACCGGTGAGCCAGGTGGGCCGGGTGTACCTTGACCAGGTGGTCATCGGTTCCTGCACCAATGGGCGTTTTGAAGACCTCCAAATGGCAGCCAGTATCTTGAACGGCAAGAAGGTCAACTCCAATCTGCGTTGTATTATCATACCTGGCTCGCAACAGGTCTACTTGGATGCCTTGCGTTCCGGCTATATTGAAGTTTTCATAAATGCTGGCTGTGCCGTGTCCACGCCAACCTGCGGACCGTGTCTGGGAGGACATATGGGCATTCTTGCCGCCGGAGAAAAATGTCTGGCAACTACAAACCGTAATTTTGTCGGGCGTATGGGTAGTCCTAAAAGTGAAGTCTATTTATCCAGTCCTGCCGTGGCGGCGGCTAGCGCCATTGCCGGCAAGATTATCTCACCGGAGTTATAG
- a CDS encoding 3-isopropylmalate dehydratase small subunit — protein MLKGKTHKYGANVDTDAIIPARYLNVSAPDELARHCMEDIDLNFVKNVKPGDMIVATTNFGCGSSREHAPIAIKASGVSAVIAKSFARIFFRNAINIGLPLLESAEAVDVTEAGDELEINLAAGTINNLTKGKVFQAKPYPDFMGEIIKSGGLIEYTRQRLAGKAN, from the coding sequence GTGCTCAAAGGTAAAACTCACAAATATGGTGCCAACGTGGATACTGACGCTATTATTCCGGCCAGATATCTAAATGTTTCGGCGCCTGATGAATTGGCCCGTCACTGCATGGAAGACATCGACTTAAACTTTGTAAAGAATGTTAAGCCGGGAGACATGATCGTAGCAACCACCAATTTTGGTTGCGGCTCATCCCGGGAACACGCGCCAATCGCTATAAAGGCATCAGGCGTCTCGGCTGTTATCGCTAAAAGTTTTGCCCGTATCTTCTTCCGTAACGCCATCAACATCGGCCTGCCGCTTCTGGAAAGCGCTGAGGCGGTGGATGTTACCGAAGCCGGTGATGAGTTGGAGATCAACCTTGCCGCCGGCACTATCAATAATCTGACCAAAGGCAAGGTCTTTCAGGCCAAACCCTACCCTGATTTCATGGGCGAGATCATAAAATCCGGCGGCCTTATTGAATATACTCGGCAGAGACTTGCGGGAAAGGCCAACTAA
- a CDS encoding 3-isopropylmalate dehydrogenase — protein MKFNITVLAGDGIGPEVMAEGIKVLEAVASRYGHVFKFEHQLIGGIAIDKTGSALPPETLESCKKSQAVMLAAVGDPRFDDPKLPVHPEDGLLAIRKALGLFANLRPVKVFDELVDASTLKPEVLKGTDFIFVRELTGGIYFGKPKKQWVTARGRKAVDSMLYSEQEIERIVRVGFELARARNKRLVSVDKANVLKSSRLWRQVAIEVSKDYPDITLTHALVDACAMQLIRTPAYFDVIVTENLFGDILSDEAAQLAGSMGMLPSASLAGIPVTGQITFGLYEPIHGSAPSIAGKDIANPVATILSAAMMLRYSMALYDEAIAIEHAVDKVLQQGYRTDDIMASGNTRVGTKEMGDLIVAGI, from the coding sequence GTGAAATTCAATATTACTGTTCTTGCCGGTGACGGCATCGGGCCGGAGGTTATGGCCGAAGGCATCAAAGTGCTGGAGGCCGTAGCCTCCAGGTATGGTCATGTCTTCAAATTTGAACATCAACTTATCGGCGGTATCGCCATTGATAAAACAGGGTCGGCGCTACCGCCTGAGACTCTTGAATCCTGCAAAAAGAGTCAGGCAGTGATGCTGGCCGCAGTTGGTGATCCGCGCTTTGATGACCCCAAACTACCGGTACATCCGGAGGACGGTTTGCTGGCCATTAGAAAAGCGCTTGGGCTTTTCGCCAACCTGCGTCCGGTAAAAGTCTTTGATGAACTAGTGGATGCCAGCACGCTCAAACCGGAAGTGCTTAAAGGCACTGATTTTATTTTTGTCCGTGAACTGACCGGCGGCATATATTTCGGCAAACCCAAGAAACAATGGGTTACCGCCAGGGGACGTAAGGCTGTGGATTCCATGCTGTATTCCGAACAGGAGATAGAGCGTATCGTCCGAGTCGGTTTTGAACTGGCCAGAGCGCGCAACAAGAGATTGGTATCGGTCGATAAAGCCAATGTGCTTAAATCGTCCAGACTGTGGCGGCAGGTAGCTATTGAAGTATCTAAAGACTATCCTGACATAACCTTGACCCACGCCCTGGTGGACGCCTGCGCCATGCAACTTATACGCACTCCGGCTTATTTCGATGTTATTGTCACCGAGAATCTGTTTGGTGATATCCTTTCTGACGAAGCAGCCCAACTGGCTGGTTCCATGGGCATGCTGCCCTCTGCCAGCCTGGCCGGAATACCGGTTACCGGGCAGATAACCTTCGGTCTTTACGAGCCTATCCACGGCAGCGCACCGTCAATAGCCGGAAAAGATATTGCCAACCCGGTGGCTACAATTCTTTCGGCGGCCATGATGCTGCGTTATTCCATGGCCCTTTATGATGAAGCCATAGCCATTGAGCACGCGGTTGATAAGGTATTGCAACAAGGCTATCGCACCGATGATATAATGGCGTCAGGCAATACCCGCGTCGGTACCAAAGAGATGGGAGACCTGATAGTCGCCGGAATTTGA
- a CDS encoding (R)-citramalate synthase, which produces MINVELYDTTLRDGAQREGVSFSVLDKLHIAQKLDEFGVQYIEGGWPGANPKDNEFFQKALEDGFKNAKLVAFGSTRKAGTAIEDDLSIKALLDSGAPVVTLVGKSSAPQVEKVLATSLDENINMVVDSISFLKSKGRTVFLDAEHFFDGYKADKDYSLKVLTAAAEAGAECLILCDTNGGSLPDEVAAAVREVVAAVKVKVGIHTHNDAELAVANTLAAVAAGASQVQGTINGYGERCGNANLCSIIPALKFKMGLDVLPNLNLEGLTELAHFVSEVANLAPDPFLPYVGHSAFSHKAGLHVSGLSRWMFAYQHIDPALVGNKPRTLVSELSGRTNVVQRAKEIGVDLSTKGSEVKLLLERVKELESLGFQYENAEASFDLLVHRANPSYTPPFELIDFMVVIEKRRRAPIMACEHEDMMSEAVVKVRVKDQVMHTAAEGNGPVNALDMALRKALLPSYPELSKIQLKDFKVRILEESTGTGSVVRVLIESTDGVEEWHTVGASSNLVEASWLALVDGLEYWLIKNQS; this is translated from the coding sequence ATGATCAATGTAGAGCTTTATGACACAACGCTCCGTGACGGTGCCCAAAGAGAAGGTGTTTCCTTCTCGGTGCTGGACAAGCTGCATATCGCCCAAAAATTGGATGAATTCGGTGTGCAGTACATTGAAGGCGGTTGGCCGGGTGCAAACCCCAAGGACAATGAGTTCTTTCAAAAAGCCCTTGAAGATGGTTTTAAAAATGCCAAACTGGTAGCCTTCGGCAGCACCCGTAAAGCTGGCACCGCCATTGAAGATGACCTTAGCATTAAAGCACTGCTGGATTCAGGCGCCCCGGTGGTCACCCTGGTCGGCAAGAGTTCCGCCCCGCAGGTGGAAAAAGTGCTGGCAACCAGCCTTGATGAAAACATCAATATGGTGGTTGATTCAATAAGCTTTCTCAAATCAAAGGGGCGCACCGTTTTCCTGGACGCCGAGCATTTTTTTGACGGCTACAAAGCTGACAAAGATTATTCCTTAAAAGTTCTCACCGCCGCCGCTGAGGCCGGTGCTGAATGTCTGATCCTATGTGATACAAATGGCGGCAGTCTGCCGGATGAGGTTGCTGCCGCAGTGCGGGAGGTGGTGGCGGCAGTCAAAGTAAAAGTGGGCATTCACACCCATAACGATGCTGAATTGGCCGTAGCCAACACTTTAGCCGCCGTTGCGGCCGGAGCAAGTCAGGTTCAAGGCACCATTAATGGTTACGGTGAACGTTGCGGCAACGCCAACCTGTGCTCCATTATCCCGGCACTTAAATTCAAGATGGGATTGGATGTATTGCCAAATCTGAACCTTGAAGGTCTGACAGAACTGGCACACTTTGTCTCAGAAGTGGCCAACCTTGCACCTGACCCGTTCCTGCCATACGTCGGGCATAGCGCTTTCAGCCATAAAGCCGGGCTCCACGTGTCCGGTCTGTCACGTTGGATGTTTGCTTATCAGCATATAGATCCCGCCCTGGTCGGCAACAAGCCGCGGACGCTGGTATCGGAGCTTTCCGGCAGGACCAATGTCGTCCAAAGGGCTAAGGAAATTGGCGTAGATCTTTCAACTAAAGGCAGCGAGGTAAAGCTCCTTTTAGAACGTGTAAAAGAATTAGAGAGTCTGGGCTTCCAATATGAAAACGCCGAGGCTTCTTTTGATCTCCTGGTACATCGTGCTAACCCAAGCTATACTCCGCCCTTTGAACTCATTGACTTCATGGTGGTAATTGAGAAACGTCGCAGAGCCCCCATCATGGCCTGTGAACATGAAGATATGATGAGTGAAGCCGTGGTCAAGGTAAGAGTCAAAGACCAGGTGATGCATACCGCCGCTGAAGGCAACGGCCCGGTCAATGCGCTGGATATGGCTCTCCGGAAAGCTCTTTTGCCTTCATATCCGGAGCTGTCCAAAATTCAGCTTAAAGATTTCAAGGTTCGCATATTAGAAGAAAGCACCGGCACCGGCTCCGTGGTGCGTGTGCTTATTGAGTCAACAGATGGTGTAGAAGAGTGGCACACCGTCGGCGCCTCTTCAAACCTTGTTGAGGCCAGTTGGCTGGCGCTTGTTGACGGGCTGGAATACTGGCTGATTAAGAACCAGTCTTAA
- a CDS encoding thymidylate synthase, with amino-acid sequence MRISNIVARDLSEAWFMCLREVLTHGYEYTIERGSYAGQKRRELDMITVHIKNPGNRPIIPDVPPGVPPPSTMDYLDHYLPYLMTAQRADGEQYTYGQYLEGQIAEVIRMYKEEGFNTNQAFMTVGNPEAIYLTDPPCLRSVDTRVRYGKLHFVVYFRSWDLWAGFPSNLAALQLLKEYMACEIGVEDGEIIAVSKGMHLYDYAWEIARTACGLTGS; translated from the coding sequence ATGAGAATATCAAATATCGTCGCCCGGGACCTTTCTGAAGCATGGTTTATGTGCTTGCGTGAGGTTCTGACTCACGGATATGAGTACACCATTGAACGCGGCAGTTACGCCGGTCAAAAACGCCGTGAGCTTGATATGATCACCGTCCATATTAAGAATCCGGGCAACCGGCCCATCATCCCGGACGTGCCGCCCGGTGTGCCGCCGCCGTCCACTATGGACTACCTGGATCACTATTTACCGTATCTAATGACCGCGCAAAGAGCCGATGGTGAACAATACACCTACGGGCAGTATCTGGAAGGCCAGATTGCAGAAGTTATCCGCATGTACAAAGAAGAAGGCTTTAACACCAATCAGGCCTTTATGACCGTTGGTAATCCGGAGGCCATCTACCTGACTGACCCTCCGTGCCTTAGAAGTGTTGATACCAGGGTAAGATATGGAAAACTGCATTTTGTGGTCTATTTTCGCTCCTGGGACCTCTGGGCAGGCTTCCCGTCAAACCTCGCCGCCTTACAATTGCTTAAAGAATACATGGCTTGTGAGATAGGGGTGGAGGACGGTGAGATCATCGCCGTCAGTAAAGGCATGCACCTCTATGATTACGCCTGGGAGATTGCCCGGACTGCCTGTGGACTGACCGGCAGTTAA
- a CDS encoding retron-type RNA-directed DNA polymerase, producing the protein MNSLPLLVSLEHTPDVIAALNSEFNMTEIETRRAISLLDKGLPPLFRPEVIAYLFGVSHRLVSNMSRFSDNYYRCYKIPKKSGGFRNIETPRIVLKVIQRWINTSILSKIVVPEYITGFAEGRNIFVNGHIHIGTRNMLVIDIADFFPSVFGRKVMYIFRNLGFPVQVARLLTGLCLYQKRLPQGAPTSPALANHAFHSVDVTLEELASEWGCNYSRYADDIAFSGERFFEDSDLHKIEDILEQHKFRINHNKSHISGSGSRKMLAGLVISEKCIPPRKKRKIWRAIFHNAANNPAILRDKLPYLRGVACFVKQYDEELYQKYRIIIDSVAP; encoded by the coding sequence ATGAATAGTCTCCCCTTGCTGGTCTCCTTAGAACATACCCCGGACGTGATAGCGGCGCTAAATAGTGAATTCAATATGACGGAAATTGAAACCCGCAGAGCAATATCTCTGTTAGACAAAGGCCTTCCACCGCTTTTTCGCCCTGAAGTGATAGCTTACCTTTTTGGTGTATCACATCGTTTGGTATCTAATATGTCCAGATTCTCAGATAATTACTACCGTTGCTACAAAATACCAAAGAAATCTGGCGGATTTCGCAATATAGAGACTCCCCGAATTGTACTTAAAGTTATTCAGAGGTGGATTAACACTAGCATTCTCTCTAAAATCGTTGTGCCAGAATATATTACAGGGTTTGCTGAAGGGCGAAATATCTTCGTAAATGGGCATATTCATATTGGGACTCGCAATATGCTCGTCATCGATATCGCGGATTTTTTCCCAAGTGTTTTTGGGCGGAAAGTCATGTATATATTCAGAAACCTCGGTTTCCCTGTTCAAGTTGCAAGGTTACTAACGGGATTGTGTTTATATCAAAAACGACTCCCACAAGGTGCACCCACTAGTCCAGCTCTCGCAAATCACGCATTTCACTCTGTTGATGTTACTCTCGAGGAACTTGCTTCAGAATGGGGCTGTAACTATTCACGCTACGCGGATGATATCGCATTCTCTGGTGAACGTTTTTTCGAGGACTCTGATTTACATAAAATTGAAGATATTCTAGAACAACACAAATTTCGCATTAACCATAATAAATCTCATATAAGTGGTAGTGGTTCAAGAAAGATGTTGGCAGGGTTGGTTATCAGCGAAAAATGCATTCCCCCACGAAAAAAGCGGAAGATCTGGCGAGCTATATTTCATAACGCCGCTAATAATCCTGCGATTTTACGCGACAAACTACCTTACCTAAGAGGTGTCGCTTGTTTTGTCAAACAGTATGACGAAGAACTTTATCAAAAATACCGAATAATAATTGACAGCGTTGCCCCGTAA
- a CDS encoding FeS oxidoreductase, giving the protein MFLPTTPEEMKQLGWDALDIILISGDSYIDSPFIGTAVIGKVLQRAGYRVGIIAQPDIQTAGDITRLGEPRLFWGVTGGSIDSMIANYTSLKKKRKRDDYTPGGLNTRRPDRAAIIYTNLIRRNFKNTKPIVLGGLEASLRRVPHYDYWDDRVRSSILLDAKADYLLYGMAESAVIELAAALSKNNDPRSIRGLCYLASESELAGRTTEYIELPCFETVEKDKKAFTEMFRTFYQNNDPLTARGLYQKQGNRYLVHNPPAMPLTQAELDGIYAISYERAQHPHYEKLGKVKALETIKFSIQTHRGCYGECNFCAIAVHEGRTVQWRSQESILAEARRLTAYPDFTGYIRDVGGPTANMYGFECHDKLRRGSCRDKRCLSPKVCTSLKADHQQQLELLCKLRRIEGVKKVFVASGIRYDLLLSDRLHGTAYLKEVIGHHVSGQMKIAPEHTNNAVLRTMGKPGTAALLEFKALFDKITERAGKEQFLTYYFIAAHPGCTAANMKQLKQFISQNLKMNPEQVQIFLPAPSTWSSVMYYTGLDPFTGKSVFVEKDLRNKEIQKNIVTGKSAPRQPHKSGATGTERPLRRKTLRKPV; this is encoded by the coding sequence ATGTTTTTACCGACAACCCCCGAGGAGATGAAACAACTGGGCTGGGATGCACTGGATATCATCCTGATCTCCGGTGATTCATATATTGACAGCCCATTTATCGGAACCGCCGTCATCGGCAAGGTGCTTCAGCGCGCCGGGTATCGGGTGGGAATTATCGCCCAGCCTGATATTCAGACCGCTGGTGATATCACCCGACTGGGTGAACCGCGGTTGTTCTGGGGGGTCACCGGCGGCAGCATAGATTCTATGATCGCCAACTACACCTCACTTAAAAAGAAGCGCAAGAGAGATGATTACACACCCGGCGGTCTGAATACCCGCCGCCCCGACAGAGCGGCAATCATCTACACCAACCTCATCCGGCGTAATTTTAAAAATACCAAACCCATCGTCCTGGGCGGACTTGAGGCAAGTCTGAGACGAGTGCCTCATTATGACTACTGGGATGACCGGGTGCGTTCTTCAATACTGCTGGATGCCAAGGCGGATTACCTGCTTTACGGCATGGCTGAAAGCGCCGTTATTGAACTGGCGGCGGCATTATCCAAAAACAATGATCCCCGTTCCATCCGGGGCTTGTGCTATCTGGCCAGCGAGAGCGAACTTGCCGGTAGGACAACAGAATATATTGAATTACCGTGCTTTGAGACCGTTGAAAAAGATAAAAAAGCATTTACAGAAATGTTCCGTACCTTCTATCAAAACAACGACCCTCTAACCGCCAGAGGTCTTTACCAGAAACAGGGCAACCGTTACCTGGTGCATAACCCGCCAGCCATGCCACTAACCCAGGCCGAACTGGACGGAATATACGCAATAAGCTATGAAAGAGCGCAACACCCACATTATGAAAAGCTGGGCAAGGTTAAGGCGCTGGAGACGATTAAGTTTTCTATCCAAACCCACCGCGGCTGCTACGGCGAGTGCAACTTCTGCGCTATTGCGGTGCATGAAGGCCGCACCGTGCAGTGGCGAAGTCAGGAATCAATACTGGCCGAAGCCCGGCGCCTGACCGCCTACCCCGACTTCACCGGTTACATCCGTGACGTAGGCGGCCCGACGGCCAATATGTACGGTTTTGAATGCCATGACAAGCTAAGGCGCGGCAGTTGCCGGGATAAACGCTGTTTATCTCCGAAGGTATGCACATCACTTAAGGCTGATCATCAGCAACAATTAGAACTATTATGTAAACTTAGACGCATCGAAGGAGTGAAAAAGGTATTTGTAGCCTCAGGCATCCGCTACGATCTGCTTCTGAGCGACCGGCTGCACGGCACGGCCTACCTTAAAGAGGTCATCGGGCATCATGTATCCGGCCAGATGAAGATTGCACCGGAACACACTAACAATGCCGTGCTGCGGACGATGGGCAAACCCGGCACTGCTGCCCTTTTGGAGTTCAAAGCCTTATTTGACAAGATAACTGAACGCGCAGGCAAAGAACAGTTTCTGACCTATTACTTTATTGCTGCCCACCCTGGCTGTACGGCGGCTAATATGAAACAACTGAAGCAATTCATCAGCCAGAATCTGAAAATGAACCCGGAACAGGTTCAGATATTTTTACCCGCGCCATCTACCTGGTCCAGCGTGATGTATTACACCGGATTGGACCCTTTCACCGGTAAGTCTGTTTTTGTGGAAAAAGATCTCAGGAATAAAGAGATTCAGAAGAATATTGTCACCGGCAAAAGCGCACCGCGTCAGCCGCATAAATCAGGTGCTACGGGCACAGAGCGGCCACTAAGACGAAAAACATTGAGGAAACCTGTCTGA